One Brevibacillus choshinensis genomic window carries:
- a CDS encoding anti-sigma factor: protein MTNQSDDSREQKLLAYLRGELDEREAQKIRDEIADDEEYASRLERLLLGESDGEALLQQAETLTEKQQRSIIRRGKWKMRLTNSAYTFGIFFVLGVAATIANGWIGSWMYDDLFRVTRDMVNFTQPGVSAGSSGSQVGGLYGQIKMELREQVGAEQQNIGFFENTNILWSIHAEPKWANGIRETKLFFRYPTDEKMTEEETAYLRTPAWNAMNKLPEGTVSQLAISFDHPITYEEYNKRISQHVFSHNADTVWFAVDTGVELDESEHESGNLLLSAGDVWGFSERVLDYGDSPIRVNGEGDRRAAAFLAEMKYLTEHDRLTRSIGTNLVAHQDPKIAQRYAYLQEKGVLIYGAVLTGPTKELLKLQAEKSITAAFLGKVNWWNWDRPGASGTQIIW, encoded by the coding sequence ATGACGAACCAAAGTGATGATAGCCGGGAACAAAAGCTGCTGGCTTATTTGAGGGGAGAACTGGACGAAAGAGAGGCGCAGAAGATCAGGGATGAGATAGCGGACGACGAAGAATATGCGAGTCGACTCGAACGGCTTCTGTTGGGAGAATCAGACGGGGAAGCATTGTTGCAACAGGCAGAGACCCTTACGGAAAAACAACAGCGGTCGATCATCCGCCGGGGAAAGTGGAAGATGCGCTTGACCAATTCTGCCTATACATTCGGCATTTTCTTTGTGCTTGGAGTTGCTGCGACCATTGCGAATGGATGGATCGGCTCATGGATGTACGATGATCTGTTCCGGGTCACCAGGGACATGGTCAATTTCACTCAGCCTGGTGTCAGCGCGGGTAGCAGCGGATCGCAGGTCGGAGGGCTGTATGGGCAGATCAAGATGGAACTGCGTGAGCAAGTGGGTGCAGAGCAGCAGAATATCGGGTTCTTCGAAAATACCAACATCTTGTGGAGTATCCATGCCGAACCGAAATGGGCAAACGGAATCCGGGAGACCAAGCTGTTTTTCCGCTATCCGACTGATGAGAAGATGACCGAGGAGGAGACGGCTTATCTGCGGACCCCTGCATGGAATGCGATGAACAAGCTGCCAGAGGGAACAGTGAGCCAGCTTGCCATTTCTTTTGATCACCCAATCACGTACGAAGAATACAACAAACGGATATCACAGCACGTGTTCTCGCACAATGCGGACACGGTATGGTTTGCCGTAGACACGGGAGTCGAGCTTGATGAATCAGAGCACGAGAGCGGCAATCTCCTGCTGTCGGCCGGAGATGTATGGGGGTTTTCCGAACGGGTGTTGGATTACGGCGACAGCCCGATACGCGTGAATGGAGAAGGAGATAGGCGAGCCGCAGCCTTCCTGGCGGAAATGAAATACCTCACCGAGCATGATCGCTTGACTCGCAGCATCGGCACCAATCTGGTTGCTCATCAGGATCCGAAAATCGCTCAGCGATACGCGTATTTGCAAGAAAAGGGCGTCCTTATCTACGGAGCTGTGCTGACAGGACCTACCAAGGAGTTGCTCAAGCTG
- a CDS encoding sigma-70 family RNA polymerase sigma factor: MYRLHVNDIYRYLLRLTRDARQAEDLTQETFFRAFSSLDDFHGEKVRPWLFKVAYHAFVDWHRKRVKRPVQLTEQIPERVDAQAVDPADAMVRKEMWESAQLSLERLPEKQKQVILLSAMQFGYAEIADVLGIDLADVKRSLFRGRQKMRRMWREEVDDEPK; this comes from the coding sequence GTGTATCGCCTGCACGTGAACGATATCTATCGCTATCTTCTCCGGCTGACCCGGGACGCGAGACAGGCAGAGGACCTGACGCAGGAGACCTTTTTCCGCGCCTTTTCGTCACTGGACGATTTTCACGGGGAAAAAGTGAGGCCTTGGCTATTCAAGGTGGCATACCATGCCTTTGTCGATTGGCATCGCAAGCGGGTGAAAAGGCCCGTGCAGCTTACCGAGCAAATTCCGGAGCGGGTAGATGCGCAGGCAGTCGATCCGGCAGACGCGATGGTTCGCAAGGAGATGTGGGAATCGGCGCAGCTTTCTCTGGAGCGGCTGCCAGAAAAGCAAAAACAAGTCATTTTACTGTCCGCCATGCAGTTTGGCTATGCGGAGATTGCCGATGTGCTCGGAATCGATCTGGCGGATGTCAAGCGCTCACTGTTCCGGGGAAGGCAAAAGATGCGAAGGATGTGGAGGGAAGAAGTCGATGACGAACCAAAGTGA
- a CDS encoding 2,3-diketo-5-methylthiopentyl-1-phosphate enolase: MSEHRILVTYLTQAKDLNKKAESIAVGMTVGSWTELPAAKQAELKPYLGEAVSATPLEVLENGETRGLITVSYPTRNFTNDIPSLLTGIFGKLSMDGKIKLIDIEFPDSFLGTFPGPKYGIEGLRGRLDAHDRPLLMSIFKSCLGLPFDDLKTQFRAQALGGVDLVKDDEIFFADERAPFLERIKAFKQIAIETEEQIGKPVLYAANLTGPVNELNEKAKRAVEAGADCLLFNVLAFGFDALHRLAAAPDVHVPIMAHPALAGAYYPSPDYGIATPLLLGKLMRIAGADLVLFPSPYGNVALDKNEALGLAKNLTAPLDGIRRSFPVPSAGIHPGLVPQLFADFGLDQIVNAGGGIHGHPGGATAGAQAFVAAIRAVTAGQTLQEAAAASPELSIALEKWGGGR; encoded by the coding sequence ATGAGTGAGCACCGTATCCTCGTTACCTATTTGACGCAAGCAAAGGACCTGAACAAAAAAGCGGAATCGATCGCTGTAGGGATGACCGTCGGTTCCTGGACGGAATTGCCTGCCGCCAAGCAAGCCGAACTGAAACCCTACCTGGGCGAAGCCGTCAGCGCAACTCCATTGGAAGTTTTGGAAAATGGGGAAACGCGCGGCCTGATCACCGTGAGCTACCCGACACGCAACTTCACCAATGACATCCCGTCCCTTTTGACTGGCATTTTCGGCAAGCTTTCCATGGACGGAAAAATCAAACTGATCGACATCGAGTTTCCGGACTCGTTCCTCGGTACATTCCCGGGTCCGAAATACGGCATTGAAGGGCTGCGCGGACGTCTCGATGCGCACGACCGCCCCCTTTTGATGAGCATCTTCAAATCGTGCCTCGGCCTTCCGTTCGATGATTTGAAGACGCAATTCCGCGCTCAGGCATTAGGCGGCGTTGACCTGGTCAAAGATGACGAAATTTTCTTTGCGGATGAACGCGCTCCTTTCCTCGAGCGGATCAAAGCGTTTAAACAGATCGCGATCGAGACCGAGGAGCAGATCGGCAAGCCCGTTCTCTACGCGGCAAACTTGACCGGACCTGTAAACGAACTGAACGAAAAGGCGAAGCGTGCCGTAGAAGCAGGTGCCGATTGCCTGTTGTTCAACGTATTGGCATTTGGCTTCGATGCCCTGCACCGACTCGCGGCCGCCCCGGACGTACACGTTCCGATCATGGCTCACCCTGCTTTGGCCGGAGCGTATTATCCATCGCCCGATTACGGCATCGCGACCCCTCTCTTGCTCGGCAAACTGATGCGCATCGCCGGGGCAGACCTGGTTCTGTTCCCATCTCCGTACGGAAACGTTGCCTTGGACAAAAACGAAGCCCTGGGGCTGGCAAAGAATCTGACAGCGCCACTGGATGGGATTCGCCGTTCATTCCCGGTCCCTTCCGCAGGCATCCATCCGGGACTCGTGCCACAGCTGTTCGCTGACTTCGGATTGGATCAGATCGTCAATGCCGGCGGCGGCATCCACGGCCACCCAGGCGGTGCCACTGCAGGGGCACAGGCATTCGTCGCCGCGATCCGAGCAGTGACAGCAGGCCAAACCTTGCAAGAGGCTGCAGCTGCTTCCCCCGAGCTCTCCATCGCCCTCGAAAAGTGGGGTGGCGGACGATGA
- a CDS encoding 2-hydroxy-3-keto-5-methylthiopentenyl-1-phosphate phosphatase, which yields MSKKLVLFCDFDGTITEKDNIVAIVRKFAPPEWEALTEQILSQKISVQEGVGKLFQLLPSSLRDQIVDYITTEATIRPGFADFVRYCREEGIEWLVTSGGIDFFVDPILAPFDLKDVPIYCNGSDFSGDKITITWPHSCDDHCSNGCGMCKTTIIRRYDPATYFRVVIGDSITDLAGAKIADFVIARSFLAQKAQELELPHQSFATFHDVIAILQDLKQQQEVS from the coding sequence ATGAGCAAGAAGCTCGTACTGTTCTGCGATTTTGACGGAACGATTACCGAGAAGGACAACATCGTGGCCATTGTCCGCAAGTTTGCGCCCCCCGAGTGGGAAGCGTTGACCGAGCAGATTCTTTCGCAAAAAATCAGCGTGCAGGAAGGAGTAGGGAAGCTATTTCAGCTCCTTCCCTCCTCCCTGCGCGATCAGATCGTCGACTATATCACGACGGAAGCGACTATCCGGCCGGGCTTTGCCGACTTCGTGCGCTACTGCCGGGAAGAAGGCATCGAGTGGCTGGTGACTAGCGGCGGCATCGACTTTTTCGTGGATCCGATCCTGGCTCCCTTCGATCTGAAGGACGTCCCGATCTACTGCAACGGCAGCGATTTTTCAGGCGATAAGATCACCATTACGTGGCCGCATTCCTGTGACGATCATTGCTCCAACGGATGTGGAATGTGCAAAACGACCATCATTCGCCGCTACGACCCTGCAACGTACTTCCGCGTGGTCATCGGGGACTCGATTACCGATCTGGCAGGGGCGAAAATCGCGGATTTCGTCATCGCCCGCTCGTTTCTCGCACAAAAGGCACAGGAGCTTGAGCTGCCTCACCAATCCTTTGCCACATTCCATGATGTGATCGCCATACTGCAAGATCTGAAACAACAACAGGAGGTCAGCTGA
- a CDS encoding methylthioribulose 1-phosphate dehydratase: MTATFEQRLDAFRRLDDVKMTFARRDWFPGTSGNLSIKIESEPLQFAVTASGKDKTKLSPEDYLVVDRDSRPVDSTSLKPSAETLIHAVVYKKFPQAGACFHVHTVWNNLISELYFGQRAFSIQGQELIKGLGIWEENASITVPIVENFADIPTLAAAIEKVITPEVPGVLIRNHGIYAWGGNDFEAKRHLEAFEFLFEYHARLLQLRQAVVSTTPTN; encoded by the coding sequence ATGACAGCAACATTCGAACAACGTCTGGACGCGTTTCGCCGTCTGGATGACGTCAAAATGACGTTTGCCCGACGGGACTGGTTCCCCGGTACCAGCGGCAATCTTTCGATTAAAATAGAAAGTGAACCGCTGCAATTTGCGGTGACAGCCAGCGGCAAGGACAAAACCAAGCTATCCCCGGAAGATTATCTGGTGGTGGACAGAGATTCCCGCCCGGTGGACTCCACTTCGCTCAAGCCTTCCGCCGAAACACTGATCCACGCCGTGGTATACAAGAAGTTTCCGCAGGCTGGTGCCTGCTTCCACGTCCATACCGTGTGGAACAATCTGATTTCAGAGCTGTATTTTGGACAACGCGCCTTCTCTATACAAGGGCAAGAGCTGATCAAAGGTCTCGGCATCTGGGAAGAAAATGCAAGCATCACGGTTCCGATTGTTGAGAACTTTGCCGATATTCCGACCTTGGCTGCCGCTATCGAGAAAGTGATTACCCCGGAAGTGCCCGGCGTCCTGATCCGCAACCACGGCATTTACGCGTGGGGCGGCAATGATTTCGAGGCGAAACGCCACCTCGAAGCATTCGAATTCCTGTTTGAGTACCACGCCCGCTTGCTGCAGCTGCGTCAAGCTGTCGTGTCCACTACACCAACCAATTAA
- a CDS encoding 1,2-dihydroxy-3-keto-5-methylthiopentene dioxygenase — protein sequence MAQIRFHDNNERISSPEEVISFLDTQEIIYEKWGVDRLDPKHRDNYSPTDEEKQEILDTFKPEIDAISARRGYLTADIIVLSDKTPNLDELLVKFKGEHHHTDDECRFCVDGHGIFAIKGKDGRYFDVELEPGDLISVPPNFRHYFTLMDDRKIKAIRLFVTPAGWEAIY from the coding sequence ATGGCCCAAATTCGTTTTCACGACAACAACGAGCGCATCAGTTCTCCTGAGGAAGTCATTTCCTTCCTCGATACGCAAGAGATCATCTATGAAAAATGGGGAGTAGACCGCCTGGATCCGAAACACCGCGACAACTACAGCCCAACGGATGAAGAAAAGCAAGAAATCCTCGACACGTTCAAACCAGAGATCGATGCGATCAGTGCTCGCCGCGGCTATCTGACCGCTGACATCATCGTCCTGTCCGACAAGACTCCCAATCTGGATGAGCTCCTCGTCAAATTCAAAGGCGAGCATCATCATACAGATGACGAGTGCCGCTTCTGCGTAGACGGCCACGGCATCTTTGCCATCAAAGGCAAAGATGGACGCTACTTCGACGTCGAGCTGGAGCCAGGCGACCTGATCTCCGTACCGCCGAACTTCCGTCACTACTTCACGCTGATGGATGACCGCAAAATCAAAGCGATCCGCCTGTTCGTGACCCCGGCAGGCTGGGAAGCGATCTATTAA
- a CDS encoding Ger(x)C family spore germination protein, with the protein MRKALHILLSIIVLLSLPGCMDRIDLEDATLSLMVGLDLNEKNELLYYVSSPVFNREAKVKSEEYGIRAESLRQARGRFDEIVSGVTLAGKIQVFCVGKRLLETPDWFRLMDVVYRDARFSVNARMVSFDGPVHDLFHSSPPTKPRIALHLTKLIDTANRRNVTVKTTMQELHRQMYEKGMTPSITKLDKNKEVKVMGTALLTEKGAFATLISGDETPYLQMLLHGKIGEISLSMPYPDGQQDKKIVKKRISYFVKGVDKKIKATYVDGRFQFDVDMKLRVSISERQFPFDMEKDYVKMEKVIEKEILHEYQKLITKCQKLKIDPFGFGLYARAHAYPEWKKIENDWPNTFAQATVRIVPDVTIKGNGIVK; encoded by the coding sequence ATGAGAAAAGCTCTGCATATCTTGCTTTCGATCATCGTGCTCCTATCTTTGCCAGGATGTATGGACCGGATTGATTTGGAGGATGCGACTCTTTCGCTCATGGTCGGTCTGGACCTGAATGAAAAAAACGAGCTGCTATACTATGTTTCCAGCCCTGTCTTCAACCGGGAAGCCAAGGTGAAATCGGAGGAATACGGCATCAGGGCGGAATCGCTGAGGCAGGCGAGAGGAAGGTTTGATGAAATTGTTTCGGGAGTGACGTTAGCAGGCAAAATACAGGTGTTTTGCGTGGGCAAACGGCTTTTGGAAACGCCTGACTGGTTTCGGTTGATGGATGTGGTGTACCGTGATGCGCGATTCAGTGTCAATGCCCGTATGGTTTCATTTGATGGACCTGTACACGACCTGTTTCACAGTTCACCACCCACCAAGCCGCGAATCGCCCTGCACTTGACCAAATTGATCGATACGGCCAATCGCAGGAATGTCACCGTCAAGACGACGATGCAGGAGCTGCACCGTCAGATGTATGAAAAGGGAATGACGCCTTCCATCACCAAACTGGATAAGAATAAAGAAGTGAAGGTGATGGGAACGGCATTGCTGACTGAAAAGGGGGCCTTTGCAACTCTCATCTCAGGTGATGAGACGCCCTACTTGCAAATGCTGCTACATGGAAAAATAGGCGAAATCTCGCTGAGCATGCCTTACCCGGATGGGCAGCAGGATAAAAAGATCGTGAAAAAACGGATCAGCTATTTTGTCAAAGGCGTCGACAAAAAAATAAAAGCAACCTATGTCGATGGCCGATTTCAGTTTGATGTCGACATGAAGCTGCGCGTTTCCATTTCCGAACGGCAATTCCCGTTTGATATGGAAAAGGATTACGTAAAGATGGAGAAAGTGATTGAGAAGGAGATACTCCATGAATATCAGAAGTTGATTACGAAATGCCAAAAGCTGAAGATTGATCCGTTCGGGTTTGGACTATACGCCCGTGCCCATGCCTATCCGGAATGGAAGAAGATCGAGAATGACTGGCCGAATACGTTTGCCCAAGCGACAGTGCGCATCGTTCCAGATGTCACGATTAAAGGGAACGGTATCGTCAAATGA
- a CDS encoding GerAB/ArcD/ProY family transporter produces MKKYAYNEITVMQYILLIHGTQVGIGMLTMPRDLAAKAGTDGWISIIIGGIMAMVVSLILVSAMKRRPEMSIVEILQLLLGKWLGKVAVLILTLYCLLAAATIFAYAISLINVWLLPQTPSFIIVLLFTIPAYQVIQGGVRILGRYSELVFYLTLWMPVVLITTWPKMNWVHLLPVIKEGWKPILHATQSTVLSFLGFELAFYLYPFLQKKQYAAAGIVVANTLSMLVFLSVTIFCFGFFSPDEITQFTWPTLGLWKVIEFRFLERVDIIFLAFFLFILSTTGFPYIYFTVFSTSQLLGHQDHRRHLQIFLLLIIIVGWLYTPSFSDLSKLVDLWGKIGFIFAYAFPVLLSIAMLFLRKTSVGQKV; encoded by the coding sequence ATGAAAAAATATGCCTACAACGAAATAACAGTCATGCAATACATTCTCTTGATTCATGGCACACAAGTAGGGATCGGCATGCTGACGATGCCAAGAGACCTCGCCGCCAAAGCGGGGACAGATGGCTGGATCTCCATCATCATCGGGGGGATCATGGCGATGGTCGTCAGCCTGATTCTGGTATCGGCCATGAAGCGCCGTCCGGAGATGTCGATAGTGGAAATCCTTCAGCTGCTGCTTGGAAAATGGCTGGGGAAAGTGGCTGTCCTCATCCTCACTCTGTATTGTCTCCTCGCAGCCGCGACTATTTTTGCGTATGCCATATCCTTGATCAATGTATGGCTGCTGCCGCAGACACCTTCCTTTATCATCGTGCTTCTGTTTACCATTCCTGCCTATCAAGTCATTCAGGGCGGTGTTCGGATACTGGGTCGGTATTCGGAATTGGTTTTTTACCTGACATTGTGGATGCCGGTTGTCCTGATAACGACGTGGCCCAAGATGAATTGGGTTCATTTGCTGCCCGTGATCAAGGAGGGTTGGAAACCGATTCTGCACGCCACTCAATCGACCGTGCTATCCTTTCTAGGCTTTGAGCTTGCCTTTTATCTGTATCCGTTTCTCCAAAAAAAGCAGTATGCAGCGGCTGGAATTGTGGTCGCCAATACACTGTCGATGCTGGTCTTTCTATCAGTGACCATTTTCTGCTTCGGCTTTTTTAGTCCGGACGAGATTACGCAATTCACGTGGCCCACTTTAGGGCTGTGGAAAGTGATCGAATTTCGGTTTCTGGAGCGGGTCGATATCATCTTCCTTGCCTTTTTTCTGTTCATCCTGTCGACAACGGGATTTCCGTACATCTACTTCACTGTGTTTTCCACCAGCCAGCTGCTTGGCCACCAGGACCATCGGCGGCATCTGCAAATCTTTCTGCTGCTGATTATCATCGTAGGTTGGCTGTACACGCCATCCTTTAGCGACTTGAGCAAGCTGGTGGACCTCTGGGGGAAGATCGGGTTCATTTTCGCATATGCGTTCCCGGTTCTGCTGAGCATTGCGATGCTATTCCTGCGAAAAACGTCTGTGGGGCAAAAGGTATGA
- a CDS encoding spore germination protein has protein sequence MGPIQPIAEQLDENIRLLQNIFTMTPDLVIRTFESTFVEGPVALVYLSGLVDKSSINNNMLRPLLNPGEHTSTSIFDLLSVGAVSTVYDFGAVEEEILQGSSVLFVEGRTEALVAETHGWPQRAVEDPQLEASLKGAHQGFVETDIQNIALIRRYIPNRELKIKQFRIGARGRGKISVMYMDDIINPDVLKELEDRIKMIDIDAVINTGELEELIEDNPWSPFPQFVLTERPDSVASHLLQGRIAVIVDRSPSVLVGPTTFASFFQNVDDYSTRWPVATFIRLLRYLAFLVATFLPATYIALVSFNYEVIPIDLILSVGESRERVPFPPMLEAMLMELTLEMLREAGVRLPAPIGQTVGIVGGIVIGNAVVQAGVVSNIMVIVVAFTAIASFIIPNYDMASALRLLRFVMMGLAAMFGVVGIIIGLMTLIGHLISLESLGVPYGSPLAPTRFSDWKDLFVRLPLWNMKNRPLSARARQTKRQGDNRPQGDGQ, from the coding sequence ATGGGCCCCATTCAGCCGATTGCCGAACAGCTGGACGAAAACATACGGTTGCTCCAGAACATCTTTACCATGACGCCGGATTTGGTCATCCGCACCTTTGAAAGCACGTTTGTGGAAGGGCCGGTAGCTTTAGTCTATTTATCCGGGCTGGTGGACAAAAGCTCCATTAACAACAATATGCTCCGGCCTTTGCTGAATCCCGGAGAACATACGAGTACCAGCATCTTTGATCTCTTATCCGTGGGAGCCGTTTCGACCGTCTACGATTTTGGAGCGGTAGAGGAAGAGATTTTGCAGGGGAGCAGCGTTTTGTTCGTGGAGGGGCGGACAGAGGCTTTAGTGGCAGAGACGCATGGCTGGCCCCAGCGAGCGGTAGAAGACCCGCAATTGGAAGCTTCTTTAAAGGGGGCCCATCAGGGTTTTGTCGAGACAGACATTCAAAATATCGCGCTGATCCGCCGGTACATACCCAATCGAGAACTGAAGATCAAGCAGTTTCGAATAGGGGCACGGGGGAGGGGCAAGATTTCCGTCATGTACATGGATGACATCATCAACCCGGATGTTTTGAAGGAGCTGGAAGACAGGATTAAAATGATCGACATCGATGCCGTCATCAACACCGGTGAACTGGAGGAGCTGATTGAGGACAATCCGTGGTCGCCGTTTCCCCAATTCGTGTTGACAGAGCGGCCGGATTCTGTTGCCTCGCATCTTTTGCAGGGGAGGATCGCCGTCATTGTGGACCGTTCGCCCAGTGTGCTCGTCGGTCCCACGACGTTTGCATCCTTCTTTCAAAATGTGGATGATTACAGCACACGTTGGCCTGTTGCGACCTTTATTCGCCTGCTCCGCTATCTGGCCTTTTTAGTGGCAACCTTTCTGCCCGCCACTTATATCGCCCTCGTATCTTTTAACTATGAGGTGATCCCGATCGATCTGATTCTCTCGGTAGGGGAGTCGAGAGAGCGAGTTCCCTTTCCGCCCATGCTGGAAGCCATGCTGATGGAGCTGACACTGGAAATGCTGCGGGAAGCGGGTGTGCGGCTGCCTGCTCCCATTGGCCAGACCGTCGGTATCGTCGGTGGTATCGTAATCGGCAATGCCGTCGTTCAGGCAGGCGTCGTCAGCAATATCATGGTCATCGTCGTGGCTTTTACCGCCATCGCCTCGTTCATCATTCCGAATTACGACATGGCTTCGGCCCTGCGCCTGCTGCGCTTTGTGATGATGGGCCTGGCAGCGATGTTCGGGGTAGTCGGTATCATCATTGGGCTGATGACGTTGATCGGCCATTTGATCTCGCTGGAGTCATTAGGGGTTCCCTACGGAAGTCCGCTGGCCCCGACCCGGTTCTCAGATTGGAAGGACCTGTTCGTCCGCTTGCCACTTTGGAATATGAAAAACCGGCCTCTCAGCGCCAGAGCGAGACAAACGAAGAGGCAGGGAGACAATCGTCCCCAGGGGGATGGTCAATGA
- a CDS encoding acyl-CoA dehydrogenase family protein — protein sequence MADTKELIRGGSFLIDAGSADDVFVPEEYTEEQKMIAKTTEDFINNEVRPHLEELENHHFDISARLLKEAGELGLLAGDVPEKYEGLGLDKVSTALVTEKFSLARGFALSYGAHVGIGSLPIVYFGNDDQKRRYLPDLASGARIAAYCLTEPGSGSDALGAKTTAMLSADGTHYILNGEKQWITNAGFADVFIVYAKIDGDKFTAFIVERTFPGVSFGAEEKKMGIKSSSTRTVILQDVPVPVENLLGEPGRGHVIAFNILNVGRYKLAVGAVGSAKRALEIATRYAKERKQFKTPIANFTLIKNKLANMALKTYAAESSVYRTVGLFDTALTRLGEKADEGPEVAKAIADYAIECSINKVFATEVLDYCVDEGVQIHGGYGFMSEYEIENMYRDSRINRIFEGTNEINRLLIPDTLVKKAMKGELPLLQAAANLQQELMSYYPQEIEDAPLAAEKHLIDMTRKIILMVAGSALMKYQQAISKEQELLAFAADMLIELYAMDSIVKRTEKAIAANGLESEQQKLDLTTVYVQEAFDRIEGWAKEALAAMEEGDDLRLRLSILKKLTRRTPVNTVHLKRAIADRVLEADGYAL from the coding sequence ATGGCAGATACAAAAGAATTGATCCGTGGTGGTAGCTTTCTGATTGATGCGGGTTCGGCTGACGATGTATTTGTGCCGGAAGAGTATACCGAAGAGCAAAAGATGATCGCCAAGACGACGGAAGACTTCATCAATAACGAAGTGCGCCCGCATCTGGAGGAACTCGAAAACCACCATTTTGACATCTCCGCACGCCTGCTGAAGGAAGCCGGTGAACTCGGACTCTTGGCAGGGGATGTGCCGGAGAAGTACGAGGGACTGGGACTGGATAAAGTCAGTACCGCTCTGGTGACAGAGAAGTTCTCTCTCGCACGCGGCTTTGCGCTGAGCTACGGCGCTCACGTAGGGATTGGCTCCTTGCCGATCGTATACTTTGGAAATGACGATCAAAAGCGCCGCTATTTGCCTGATCTCGCATCCGGTGCGCGCATCGCTGCCTATTGCCTGACAGAACCAGGCTCCGGCTCGGATGCTCTCGGAGCAAAAACGACGGCAATGCTCTCGGCAGACGGCACGCATTACATCCTGAACGGGGAAAAGCAGTGGATCACAAACGCAGGCTTTGCGGACGTATTCATTGTCTATGCGAAAATCGACGGCGACAAGTTTACAGCCTTTATCGTGGAGCGTACGTTCCCGGGCGTATCGTTCGGTGCGGAAGAGAAAAAGATGGGGATCAAGAGCTCTTCGACTCGCACCGTGATCCTGCAGGATGTTCCTGTACCCGTGGAAAATCTGTTGGGCGAACCAGGCAGAGGACACGTCATCGCGTTCAACATCTTGAACGTAGGTCGCTACAAGCTCGCCGTGGGAGCTGTTGGATCGGCAAAACGTGCGCTGGAGATTGCGACGAGGTACGCCAAGGAGCGCAAGCAATTCAAGACACCGATCGCCAACTTCACACTGATCAAAAACAAACTGGCCAACATGGCGTTGAAAACATACGCGGCTGAAAGCTCGGTATATCGCACGGTGGGTCTGTTCGATACAGCATTGACCCGTCTGGGTGAAAAAGCGGATGAAGGTCCGGAGGTAGCGAAAGCGATCGCTGACTATGCGATCGAGTGCTCCATCAACAAGGTGTTCGCTACAGAGGTTCTGGACTACTGCGTGGATGAGGGCGTGCAGATCCACGGCGGATACGGCTTCATGTCTGAATATGAAATCGAGAACATGTACCGCGACTCCCGGATCAATCGCATCTTCGAAGGAACCAACGAAATCAACCGTTTGCTGATTCCGGATACCTTGGTGAAGAAAGCGATGAAGGGTGAGCTGCCGCTGCTGCAGGCTGCTGCGAACCTGCAGCAAGAGTTGATGAGCTACTATCCGCAGGAGATTGAAGACGCGCCGCTGGCTGCTGAAAAGCATCTGATCGACATGACGCGCAAAATCATCCTGATGGTGGCAGGCTCTGCGCTGATGAAGTACCAGCAAGCCATTTCCAAAGAGCAAGAGCTGCTGGCATTTGCGGCAGACATGCTGATCGAGCTGTACGCAATGGACAGCATTGTCAAACGTACCGAAAAAGCGATTGCGGCAAACGGGCTGGAAAGCGAACAGCAAAAGCTGGATTTGACTACTGTTTACGTACAGGAAGCGTTCGATCGAATCGAGGGCTGGGCCAAAGAAGCTCTGGCCGCAATGGAGGAAGGGGACGACCTTCGTCTGCGCTTGTCGATTTTGAAAAAGCTGACTCGTCGCACGCCTGTAAATACAGTGCACCTGAAGCGTGCGATTGCAGATCGTGTGCTCGAAGCTGACGGTTACGCTCTCTAA